A stretch of Aphelocoma coerulescens isolate FSJ_1873_10779 chromosome 1A, UR_Acoe_1.0, whole genome shotgun sequence DNA encodes these proteins:
- the RPL18A gene encoding large ribosomal subunit protein eL20, producing MKASGTLREYKVVGRCLPTPKCTTPPLYRMRIFAPNHVVAKSRFWYFVSQLKKMKKSSGEIVYCGQVYEKSPLRVKNFGIWLRYDSRSGTHNMYREYRDLTTAGAVTQCYRDMGARHRARAHSIQIMKVEEIAASKCRRPAVKQFHDSKIKFPLPHRVLRRQHKPRFTTKRPNTFY from the exons ATGAAGGCGTCGGGCACC CTGCGGGAGTACAAGGTGGTCGGGCGCTGCCTGCCCACGCCGAAATGCACGACGCCTCCTCTGTACCGCATGCGGATCTTCGCTCCGAACCATGTCGTCGCCAAGTCCCGATTCTGGTACTTTGTTTCTCAgctgaagaagatgaagaagtctTCTGGAGAGATTGTGTACTGTGGCCAG GTGTATGAGAAGTCCCCTCTGCGGGTAAAAAATTTTGGTATTTGGTTGCGCTATGATTCTCGTAGTGGAACCCACAACATGTACAGGGAGTACAGAGATTTGACCACTGCGGGTGCTGTCACTCAGTGCT ACCGTGATATGGGAGCCCGTCATCGTGCCCGTGCTCACTCTATTCAGATCATGAAGGTTGAGGAAATTGCTGCCAGCAAGTGCCGCAGACCAGCAGTCAAGCAGTTCCAT GATTCTAAGATCAAGTTCCCGCTGCCACACAGAGTTCTGCGTCGTCAGCACAAACCACGTTTCACTACCAAGAGACCAAATACTTTCTATTAA